In Candidatus Dormiibacterota bacterium, one DNA window encodes the following:
- the tsaE gene encoding tRNA (adenosine(37)-N6)-threonylcarbamoyltransferase complex ATPase subunit type 1 TsaE: MEETRELGRRLGQVLEAGDVIALEGDLGAGKTELVKGIAEALGVTSGVHSPTFVLHHRYQGRLPIEHYDLYRLEGMAWVDTGLDEPAPDAVTVIEWPDRADVLDDWATVRIRLNSTAETRRRLTLVRGPDRILTVFKHAPGD; this comes from the coding sequence GTGGAGGAGACCCGCGAGCTCGGCCGCCGCCTCGGACAGGTGCTCGAGGCGGGAGACGTCATCGCCCTCGAAGGCGACCTCGGTGCGGGAAAGACCGAACTGGTGAAGGGGATCGCGGAGGCGCTCGGCGTCACGAGCGGCGTGCATAGTCCGACCTTCGTCTTGCACCACCGCTACCAGGGCCGTCTGCCCATCGAGCATTACGACCTCTATCGTCTGGAGGGGATGGCCTGGGTGGACACGGGTCTCGACGAACCGGCGCCGGACGCGGTGACCGTCATCGAGTGGCCGGATCGCGCCGACGTGCTCGACGACTGGGCGACGGTCCGTATCCGGTTGAACAGCACGGCGGAGACGCGGCGCCGGCTCACCCTGGTGCGCGGGCCCGACCGGATTTTGACGGTCTTCAAACATGCGCCTGGCGATTGA